A region from the Hylaeus volcanicus isolate JK05 chromosome 6, UHH_iyHylVolc1.0_haploid, whole genome shotgun sequence genome encodes:
- the LOC128879118 gene encoding cAMP-specific 3',5'-cyclic phosphodiesterase isoform X13: MVQQIDTEYGTGNVDEIARYLNYLTTLADLTAMASIVVAQFKRMLNKELSHFSESSKSGNQISEYICSTFLDKQQELDLPSLRIEDAVAAAGSADARAAKKKDRAERGPAAMSHISGVKRPLTHTNSFTGERVPLYGVETPHEEELGKLLSDIDKWGIDIFRIGELSSNRPLTCVAYTVFQRRDLLKSLGIPPKTFVTFMMTLEDHYVKDNPFHNSLHAADVTQSTHALLNTPALESVFTPLEITAALFAATIHDVDHPGLTNQFLINSSSELALMYNDESVLENHHLAVAFKLLQNEGCDIYVSITTKQRRTLRKMVIDMVLSTDMSKHMSLLADLKTMVETKKVAGSGVLLLDNYTDRIQVLENLVHCADLSNPTKPLPLYRRWVSLLMEEFFLQGDRERELNMDISPMCDRHNATIEKSQVGFIDYIVHPLWETWADLVHPDAQEILDTLEDNRSSYLSMIPPSPPSDDQHQGNEQQSDRIHFQVTLEEGDESGDATETGDTGGLGETTLPSEEGGGEMDENAAEAGM, encoded by the exons ATGGTCCAACAGATAGACACCGAGTACGGTACCGGAAACGTTGACGAGATCGCGCGGTACTTGAACTATTTGACGACCCTGGCGGACCTCACAGCCATGGCTAGTATCGTAGTCGCACAG TTCAAACGTATGCTGAACAAGGAACTCTCCCACTTCTCGGAGTCTTCAAAATCTGGCAACCAAATATCAGAGTACATCTGTAGTACCTTTCTTG ACAAACAACAGGAGTTGGACTTACCGTCCTTGAGAATCGAAGATGCAGTTGCAGCTGCAGGCAGCGCAGATGCACGAGCGGCGAAGAAGAAGGATCGCGCGGAGAGAGGTCCAGCCGCCATGTCCCACATAAGTGGCGTTAAACGACCACTCACGCACACAAACAGCTTCACGGGAGAACGTGTACCACTTTACGGCGTTGAAACACCTCACGAAGAAGAACTTGGCAAG CTTTTGTCAGACATCGACAAGTGGGGCATCGACATCTTCAGGATAGGCGAGCTGAGCAGCAACAGACCGCTGACCTGCGTCGCATACACAGTCTTCCAGAGGCGAGACCTGCTGAAATCGCTAGGCATACCGCCGAAGACCTTCGTAACCTTCATGATGACCCTCGAGGATCACTACGTCAAGGACAATCCCTTCCACAATAGCCTCCACGCGGCCGACGTGACCCAATCAACCCACGCTCTGCTCAATACGCCCGCACTCGAG TCCGTGTTTACGCCACTGGAAATTACGGCAGCTCTGTTCGCGGCCACCATTCACGACGTGGATCATCCAGGACTCACCAATCAGTTCCTCATCAATTCGA GTTCCGAGCTCGCGCTGATGTACAACGACGAATCCGTTTTGGAGAATCACCACTTGGCGGTAGCGTTCAAGCTCCTCCAGAACGAGGGGTGCGACATATATGTGAGCATAACGACGAAACAACGTCGCACTCTTCGCAAGATGGTCATCGACATGGTTCTGTCGACGGACATGTCCAAGCACATGTCTTTACTGGCGGACTTGAAGACCATGGTGGAGACGAAGAAAGTGGCCGGTTCCGGTGTTCTCCTCCTGGATAATTACACGGACCGTATTCAAGTTCTGGAGAATCTGGTGCATTGTGCCGACCTGTCCAACCCTACTAAACCGTTACCCCTTTACCGGCGGTGGGTCAGCCTGCTGATGGAGGAGTTCTTCCTCCAAGGAGACCGCGAACGAGAACTGAACATGGACATCAGTCCGATGTGTGATCGGCACAACGCGACGATCGAGAAGTCGCAGGTCGGATTCATCGATTACATCGTTCATCCTTTGTGGGAGACCTGGGCGGACCTGGTGCATCCCGACGCACAGGAAATTCTAGACACTCTCGAAGATAACCGCAGCTCCTATTTGTCGATGATCCCTCCGTCACCGCCGTCCGACGATCAACATCAAGGAAACGAACAGCAATCTGATCGGATACACTTCCAG GTGACATTGGAAGAGGGTGACGAAAGCGGCGACGCCACAGAGACGGGTGATACCGGTGGACTGGGTGAAACTACCCTGCCTAGCGAGGAAGGGGGCGGTGAGATGGATGAGAACGCTGCCGAGGCTGGAATGTGA
- the LOC128879120 gene encoding uncharacterized protein LOC128879120 isoform X1, with translation MMDNYCAPQWTDFTSSPQLPSDSYFEIEHETHKPLVHFKSNIKTDLPILWKEECVNKQSISETNFDDSLDTVQNTNDNTAYFIPLGNTKHSVDQIKNENRLSNAMESLKLDEKSRKIDCAWNVWLTGGTNSLKAPILPRRLKTALSEKNWQNIRTSEINNTVPSSLQNKQIINNVKKSNREQIASAKTKTEPLSKSDSNSSASCRVSCTDERASYKIISARREHCKPFKGKQSQPKVLTCQYRRASLIKALKSSNKFISMAEAVSKFQNKTPQRFRTISNKDLKPGSFMKLKQSPLKLTNPISPALRSKKRARHTTVLSKEEREAVQLEEMKKHQIKAKPVPLNILKGPAPLKKVTKKPITVTEEFRLTQPKKLISHKSDSQVNIQSQFDNKEQSHLNTASIVRSVSASNVATKKEPNPRKEHSINTNAKPATSVLPSSFAVRNKEFQMRKEEKLKSLQIQETNKMKVEFHARPVPKFLKPPLSIKDQNLKRRTVASCPFSFAERDKNLAKKKEEHVKQIHENNKKTRAFHANPVPRYKPRGLSKENVRGKEKDANSTS, from the coding sequence ATGATGGACAACTATTGCGCCCCACAATGGACAGATTTTACTTCTAGTCCACAACTACCCTCTGATAGTTATTTTGAGATAGAACATGAAACACACAAACCATTGGTACACTTCAAATCAAACATAAAGACCGATTTACCTATTCTGTGGAAGGAAGAGTGTGTAAACAAACAATCGAtttcagaaacaaattttgatgaTAGCTTAGACACTGTGCAAAATACTAACGATAATACAGCATATTTTATACCATTGGGTAACACGAAACATTCTGTGgaccaaataaaaaatgaaaacagacTGAGCAATGCTATGGAAAGCTTGAAACTGGATGAAAAATCACGTAAAATTGATTGCGCGTGGAATGTATGGTTAACGGGAGGAACAAATTCGCTTAAGGCACCGATCCTGCCTCGTAGGCTAAAGACAGCTTTATCCGAGAAAAATTGGCAAAACATTCGCACATCAGAAATAAACAACACTGTTCCATCTTCTTTGcagaataaacaaataattaacaatgttAAGAAGAGTAACCGTGAACAAATTGCTTCCGCAAAGACAAAAACTGAACCATTAAGTAAGTCAGATTCTAATTCTTCTGCAAGTTGTAGAGTTAGTTGTACAGATGAAAGAGCATCTTATAAAATTATCTCAGCTCGACGAGAACATTGTAAACCCTTTAAAGGCAAACAGTCGCAACCTAAAGTACTTACGTGCCAGTATCGCAGGGCAAGTCTTATAAAGGCACTCAAGTCTTCCAACAAGTTTATAAGTATGGCAGAGGCGGTATCtaaatttcagaataaaaCACCGCAACGATTTCGTACCATCAGTAACAAAGATTTAAAGCCAGGTTCCTTcatgaaattgaaacaatctCCACTGAAACTAACCAATCCAATTTCTCCTGCACTGAGAAGCAAAAAAAGGGCAAGACATACGACTGTTTTAAGTAAAGAAGAACGCGAAGCTGTGCAActcgaagaaatgaagaaacatcAAATAAAAGCAAAACCTGTACCGCTTAATATCTTGAAGGGTCCAGCACCTTTAAAGAAAGTTACGAAAAAACCGATCACGGTTACGGAAGAATTTCGATTGACTCAACCAAAGAAGCTGATTTCTCACAAATCAGATTCACaagtaaatatacaaagtCAATTCGATAATAAAGAGCAAAGCCATCTAAACACAGCGTCGATTGTACGTTCCGTTAGTGCTTCAAATGTTGCCACCAAAAAGGAACCGAACCCGCGGAAAGAACATTCCATCAACACTAATGCGAAACCTGCGACAAGTGTTTTGCCATCCAGTTTTGCAGTGCGTAACAAAGAATTTCAAAtgagaaaagaggaaaaattgaagagtTTACAGATTCAAGAGACCAATAAAATGAAGGTAGAGTTTCATGCACGACCTGTgccaaaatttttaaaaccgCCATTGTCGATTAAAGATCAGAACCTGAAAAGGCGAACCGTTGCTTCGTGTCCATTCAGTTTTGCAGAAAGAGACAAAAATTTAGCCAAGAAGAAAGAGGAACATGTTAAACAGATTCacgaaaacaataaaaaaacacgAGCATTTCATGCCAATCCTGTCCCAAGGTATAAACCACGTGGAttatcgaaagaaaatgtacGAGGCAAGGAGAAAGATGCGAATTCAACAAGTTAA
- the LOC128879120 gene encoding uncharacterized protein LOC128879120 isoform X2 — translation MMDNYCAPQWTDFTSSPQLPSDSYFEIEHETHKPLVHFKSNIKTDLPILWKEECVNKQSISETNFDDSLDTVQNTNDNTAYFIPLGNTKHSVDQIKNENRLSNAMESLKLDEKSRKIDCAWNVWLTGGTNSLKAPILPRRLKTALSEKNWQNIRTSEINNTVPSSLQNKQIINNVKKSNREQIASAKTKTEPLSKSDSNSSASCRVSCTDERASYKIISARREHCKPFKGKQSQPKVLTCQYRRASLIKALKSSNKFISMAEAVSKFQNKTPQRFRTISNKDLKPGSFMKLKQSPLKLTNPISPALRSKKRARHTTVLSKEEREAVQLEEMKKHQIKAKPVPLNILKGPAPLKKVTKKPITVTEEFRLTQPKKLISHKSDSQVNIQSQFDNKEQSHLNTASIVRSVSASNVATKKEPNPRKEHSINTNAKPATSVLPSSFAVRNKEFQMRKEEKLKSLQIQETNKMKFCRKRQKFSQEERGTC, via the exons ATGATGGACAACTATTGCGCCCCACAATGGACAGATTTTACTTCTAGTCCACAACTACCCTCTGATAGTTATTTTGAGATAGAACATGAAACACACAAACCATTGGTACACTTCAAATCAAACATAAAGACCGATTTACCTATTCTGTGGAAGGAAGAGTGTGTAAACAAACAATCGAtttcagaaacaaattttgatgaTAGCTTAGACACTGTGCAAAATACTAACGATAATACAGCATATTTTATACCATTGGGTAACACGAAACATTCTGTGgaccaaataaaaaatgaaaacagacTGAGCAATGCTATGGAAAGCTTGAAACTGGATGAAAAATCACGTAAAATTGATTGCGCGTGGAATGTATGGTTAACGGGAGGAACAAATTCGCTTAAGGCACCGATCCTGCCTCGTAGGCTAAAGACAGCTTTATCCGAGAAAAATTGGCAAAACATTCGCACATCAGAAATAAACAACACTGTTCCATCTTCTTTGcagaataaacaaataattaacaatgttAAGAAGAGTAACCGTGAACAAATTGCTTCCGCAAAGACAAAAACTGAACCATTAAGTAAGTCAGATTCTAATTCTTCTGCAAGTTGTAGAGTTAGTTGTACAGATGAAAGAGCATCTTATAAAATTATCTCAGCTCGACGAGAACATTGTAAACCCTTTAAAGGCAAACAGTCGCAACCTAAAGTACTTACGTGCCAGTATCGCAGGGCAAGTCTTATAAAGGCACTCAAGTCTTCCAACAAGTTTATAAGTATGGCAGAGGCGGTATCtaaatttcagaataaaaCACCGCAACGATTTCGTACCATCAGTAACAAAGATTTAAAGCCAGGTTCCTTcatgaaattgaaacaatctCCACTGAAACTAACCAATCCAATTTCTCCTGCACTGAGAAGCAAAAAAAGGGCAAGACATACGACTGTTTTAAGTAAAGAAGAACGCGAAGCTGTGCAActcgaagaaatgaagaaacatcAAATAAAAGCAAAACCTGTACCGCTTAATATCTTGAAGGGTCCAGCACCTTTAAAGAAAGTTACGAAAAAACCGATCACGGTTACGGAAGAATTTCGATTGACTCAACCAAAGAAGCTGATTTCTCACAAATCAGATTCACaagtaaatatacaaagtCAATTCGATAATAAAGAGCAAAGCCATCTAAACACAGCGTCGATTGTACGTTCCGTTAGTGCTTCAAATGTTGCCACCAAAAAGGAACCGAACCCGCGGAAAGAACATTCCATCAACACTAATGCGAAACCTGCGACAAGTGTTTTGCCATCCAGTTTTGCAGTGCGTAACAAAGAATTTCAAAtgagaaaagaggaaaaattgaagagtTTACAGATTCAAGAGACCAATAAAATGAAG TTTTGCAGAAAGAGACAAAAATTTAGCCAAGAAGAAAGAGGAACATGTTAA